The DNA region TGTTGCCGGTGGCTCGACAGTCTGAGACCTGAGTATTCTTGGTATGATAGCATCTGATACACAGTGTATTTGCCGATGGTAGGGCATCCTAGCATTGTTGGGACACTCACCTCTCCTGTTCATGGTGCGTCTGTTTTCGGTCCCATGCGTTTCACAGAAAGCATTGGTTAGGAAGATCTCATGAGAATGTCCGAATTTATCATTGCTATGATGATCATATTGCAGCACGGAGGTCAACAAGTGGCTGCGGATGGTAAGGCTTATTTCCACTGGGGTAATTATAAGCGCCTTGAAACTGCGCCAATTCTTGGACTCCCTCCTTACCAACCCTCCTACAACTTCATCTCACACCGATAATTAAGATGCGCTCTCTCGAATTCCCCGCCTCGAAAATGACTAGCGCGACCTACCTACTGAACGAAAAAGTTTCGCCATCCTAAAAGAATATCACCAGCCTGACAGTACAACTGCGCTCGAAACAGCGGTCACTTACCCAGCTACTAACCGTATACATGAGCAAGGACTGAATAATGCTATTTAAAAATTTATTGCATTTGTATATTTTATCCTGGAACCATTGACCAATCTATATCTTCCAACCAGGCCCATTATCCAAGACTAGTCTACAGGTTAGCCGACAACGCCCCCGAAGCCTTGGCTGTATAAGTCGCAATCAAATCCATCAGCGCCGGCGACAAAACATCATACGTCTCCAACCCATTCTCCTTGAATTTCCCCCTAATCTCCCCCATCCCCTCAGGCCGATATCCCTGCTCAATAATCGACGACACAAATCCCGCAAATTGCGGCTCCTGCCAAcccttcgtatccgacaacTCAGCATGCACGAAATCCAACCCCTTAAAGGGATGATCCTTCTCAATGCGCCCGTACAAATGCACGCCACAGTCCTTGCACGCGTTACGGATGATGCTGGCTGTGTTGTCGACAGTGATGAGTTTCTGTGGGTTTGCGGTCACGCTCAAAGCGTCGCGGGGGACGACGCCGACAATTGAGAATAGGGAGCCCGCTGGTTTCCAGCATTTGGAGCAGCCGCAGGCGTGGTTGTGGGCGACGTTGCTTTTGAGGGTAACTTTGACTTTGTCTGATGGGCAGTGGCAGTAGAGGTCGCCGCCGGAGAAATTGGGGTCGCCTTTGGTGATGCCGTTGTCG from Aspergillus chevalieri M1 DNA, chromosome 2, nearly complete sequence includes:
- a CDS encoding S-(hydroxymethyl)glutathione synthase (COG:Q;~EggNog:ENOG410PJRY;~InterPro:IPR014185,IPR011057,IPR006913;~PFAM:PF04828;~go_function: GO:0008270 - zinc ion binding [Evidence IEA];~go_function: GO:0016846 - carbon-sulfur lyase activity [Evidence IEA];~go_function: GO:0051907 - S-(hydroxymethyl)glutathione synthase activity [Evidence IEA];~go_process: GO:0046294 - formaldehyde catabolic process [Evidence IEA]); translation: MPSIHPLIDNGITKGDPNFSGGDLYCHCPSDKVKVTLKSNVAHNHACGCSKCWKPAGSLFSIVGVVPRDALSVTANPQKLITVDNTASIIRNACKDCGVHLYGRIEKDHPFKGLDFVHAELSDTKGWQEPQFAGFVSSIIEQGYRPEGMGEIRGKFKENGLETYDVLSPALMDLIATYTAKASGALSANL